Proteins encoded by one window of Rutidosis leptorrhynchoides isolate AG116_Rl617_1_P2 chromosome 7, CSIRO_AGI_Rlap_v1, whole genome shotgun sequence:
- the LOC139858733 gene encoding uncharacterized protein: MEATRNGNCKSKENVQRENRILFESEEYSEYIPEFNGVRDPMEAMMWISRMETNFNAIDCSEEDKVVFAVIKLRSEALRWWKCVKDTSGPETVTNMTWSEFKELFKQEFRPMMKVMKIVGEYFTIKMGSRETVQQYTSRFEKYAWFLTCHVTREEFLICLYVRGLNDSIRDFITAKDMVSFEKTRQAAFAIARWQNMQLEEENNLKGNGRECRYGSKRCYKCGESGHLARECH, from the coding sequence ATGGAAGCAACAAGAAATGGTAATTGTAAATCAAAAGAAAATGTCCAACGCGAGAATAGAATTTTGTTTGAGAGCGAGGAGTATTCTGAGTACATTCCCGAGTTTAACGGAGTGCGTGATCCTATGGAAGCCATGATGTGGATTTCTCGTATGGAGACAAATTTTAATGCTATTGACTGTTCTGAAGAGGACAAGGTTGTATTTGCTGTCATTAAGTTGAGATCGGAGGCGTTGCGTTGGTGGAAATGTGTTAAGGATACGAGTGGGCCCGAGACGGTAACAAATATGACATGGAGTGAATTCAAGGAACTCTTTAAACAAGAGTTTCGTCCGATGATGAAAGTGATGAAAATAGTTGGAGAGTATTTTACTATTAAAATGGGAAGCCGTGAAACAGTGCAACAGTATACTTCTCGCTTTGAGAAGTATGCGTGGTTTCTGACATGTCATGTTACACGTGAAGAGTTTTTGATTTGCTTGTATGTAAGGGGATTGAATGATAGTATACGAGATTTCATTACTGCAAAAGACATGGTTTCTTTTGAAAAAACGCGTCAGGCTGCATTTGCTATTGCAAGATGGCAGAATATGCAGTTAGAAGAGGAGAATAATCTGAAAGGAAATGGGCGTGAATGTCGTTATGGTTCAAAGAGATGTTACAAATGTGGTGAATCTGGTCACTTGGCTCGAGAATGTCACTGA